From Tripterygium wilfordii isolate XIE 37 chromosome 13, ASM1340144v1, whole genome shotgun sequence, the proteins below share one genomic window:
- the LOC120012352 gene encoding fatty acyl-CoA reductase 2, chloroplastic isoform X1, with protein sequence MMGALFLNSPSVALHKYVRISNEGDRLLLRRNKSFVRCQAGKKVTKPVKVSSIGADLMEAGSLVLTPNGKGQQEIAVKDLVPYGGPTNSLVEMHEGIGIVKFLRGKVFFITGATGFLAKVLIEKILRMEPDVGKIFLLIKAKDREAAMERLKNEVINAELFQCLREVYGKSYQAFMLSKLVPVLGNVCKSNLGLEEHSASLIAKEADIIVNSAANTTFDERYDVAIDINTRGPCHLMSFAKKCKKLKLFLQVSTAYVNGQRKGQIMERPFCNGDSIAMENFVSETETRFHPILDIENEIKLALSFKEAFKDNEMVQKMKQLGLERARKYGWQDTYVFTKAMGEMMIDNMRGDVPVVIIRPSVIESTYKEPFPGWMEGNRMMDPIVLYYGKGQLTGFLVDPNGVLDVVPADMVVNATLAAIARHGVAPKPDINIYQIASSVVNPLVFKDLARLLYDHYNSFPCLDTKGRPIQVPSMKLFNTMEEFSEHLWRDAIGKTRSTALASSNLKLSQKLESICRRSVEQAKYLANIYEPYTFYGGRFDNSNTQILMKSMSEEEKKRFGFDVGSIDWRDYITNVHIPGLRRHVMKGRGA encoded by the exons A TGATGGGGGCTTTATTCCTCAATTCTCCCTCAGTTGCACTGCACAAATATGTTAGAATCTCCAATGAGGGAGACCGGTTGTTGTTGAGGAGAAACAAGAGTTTTGTACGTTGTCAAGCTGGGAAGAAGGTGACAAAGCCTGTAAAAGTTTCTTCAATCGGTGCTGATCTAATGGAGGCAGGGAGCTTAGTCTTAACTCCAAATGGGAAGGGCCAGCAAGAGATTGCAGTGAAGGATCTGGTGCCCTATGGTGGACCAACCAATTCTTTAGTGGAGATGCATGAGGGTATTGGAATCGTCAAATTTCTTAGAGGGAAAGTGTTTTTTATAACTGGTGCAACTGGGTTTCTAGCCAAAG TTCTTATAGAGAAGATTTTACGTATGGAGCCTGATGTGGGCAAGATATTTCTCTTAATCAAGGCAAAAGACAGAGAAGCTGCAATGGAAAGACTGAAAAATGAA GTCATAAATGCGGAGCTTTTCCAGTGTCTCAGAGAAGTATATGGAAAGTCCTACCAAGCATTCATGTTAAGTAAACTGGTTCCGGTTCTAGGAAATGTATGCAAATCTAATCTTGGGTTGGAAGAACATTCGGCTTCCTTGATTGCGAAAGAAGCAGATATAATTGTAAATTCTGCTGCTAATACGACCTTTGATGAAAG ATATGATGTAGCTATTGATATAAACACAAGGGGACCTTGTCATCTCATGAGCTTCGCAAAGAAATGCAAAAAACTAAAGCTGTTCTTGCAAGTATCAACAG CTTATGTCAATGGGCAGAGAAAAGGACAAATTATGGAAAGGCCATTCTGTAACGGAGATAGTATAGCGATGGAAAATTTTGTCTCTGAAACTGAGACAAGATTCCATCCTATTTTGGATATCGAGAACGAAATAAAGCTAGCTTTGAGTTTCAAGGAAGCCTTCAAGGATAATGAAATGGTTCAGAAAATGAAACAACTAGGTTTGGAAAG GGCAAGAAAGTATGGATGGCAAGATACTTATGTGTTCACAAAGGCTATGGGAGAAATGATGATCGATAACATGAGAGGAGATGTACCAGTTGTCATAATTCGACCGAGCGTTATTGAGAGCACTTACAAAGAGCCATTCCCAGGATGGATGGAAGGAAATAG GATGATGGATCCAATAGTTCTATACTATGGAAAAGGGCAGCTCACAGGTTTTCTAGTAGATCCAAATGGAGTACTTGATGTG GTACCGGCAGATATGGTTGTCAATGCTACATTGGCAGCCATAGCAAGACATGGAGTGGCTCCAAAACCTGACATCAATATCTACCAGATTGCCTCATCTGTTGTGAATCCATTGGTTTTCAAGGACTTGGCCAGATTACTCTATGATCACTATAACTCTTTCCCATGTTTGGACACAAAGGGCAGGCCAATACAAGTTCCATCCATGAAACTCTTCAACACAATGGAAGAATTTTCCGAACATCTCTGGAGAGATGCTATTGGGAAAACTCGATCGACGGCGTTAGCTTCTTCAAACCTTAAGCTGTCCCAAAAGCTTGAGTCTATATGCAGAAGATCAGTGGAGCAAGCCAAGTATTTAGCTAACATTTATGAACCATACACTTTTTATGGTGGGAGATTTGACAATAGCAACACACAGATATTGATGAAAAGTATGtctgaagaagagaagaagaggtttGGATTTGATGTTGGAAGCATTGATTGGAGAGATTACATCACAAATGTCCACATTCCTGGCCTAAGAAGGCATGTCATGAAGGGAAGAGGGGCTTAA
- the LOC120012352 gene encoding fatty acyl-CoA reductase 2, chloroplastic isoform X2 yields MGALFLNSPSVALHKYVRISNEGDRLLLRRNKSFVRCQAGKKVTKPVKVSSIGADLMEAGSLVLTPNGKGQQEIAVKDLVPYGGPTNSLVEMHEGIGIVKFLRGKVFFITGATGFLAKVLIEKILRMEPDVGKIFLLIKAKDREAAMERLKNEVINAELFQCLREVYGKSYQAFMLSKLVPVLGNVCKSNLGLEEHSASLIAKEADIIVNSAANTTFDERYDVAIDINTRGPCHLMSFAKKCKKLKLFLQVSTAYVNGQRKGQIMERPFCNGDSIAMENFVSETETRFHPILDIENEIKLALSFKEAFKDNEMVQKMKQLGLERARKYGWQDTYVFTKAMGEMMIDNMRGDVPVVIIRPSVIESTYKEPFPGWMEGNRMMDPIVLYYGKGQLTGFLVDPNGVLDVVPADMVVNATLAAIARHGVAPKPDINIYQIASSVVNPLVFKDLARLLYDHYNSFPCLDTKGRPIQVPSMKLFNTMEEFSEHLWRDAIGKTRSTALASSNLKLSQKLESICRRSVEQAKYLANIYEPYTFYGGRFDNSNTQILMKSMSEEEKKRFGFDVGSIDWRDYITNVHIPGLRRHVMKGRGA; encoded by the exons ATGGGGGCTTTATTCCTCAATTCTCCCTCAGTTGCACTGCACAAATATGTTAGAATCTCCAATGAGGGAGACCGGTTGTTGTTGAGGAGAAACAAGAGTTTTGTACGTTGTCAAGCTGGGAAGAAGGTGACAAAGCCTGTAAAAGTTTCTTCAATCGGTGCTGATCTAATGGAGGCAGGGAGCTTAGTCTTAACTCCAAATGGGAAGGGCCAGCAAGAGATTGCAGTGAAGGATCTGGTGCCCTATGGTGGACCAACCAATTCTTTAGTGGAGATGCATGAGGGTATTGGAATCGTCAAATTTCTTAGAGGGAAAGTGTTTTTTATAACTGGTGCAACTGGGTTTCTAGCCAAAG TTCTTATAGAGAAGATTTTACGTATGGAGCCTGATGTGGGCAAGATATTTCTCTTAATCAAGGCAAAAGACAGAGAAGCTGCAATGGAAAGACTGAAAAATGAA GTCATAAATGCGGAGCTTTTCCAGTGTCTCAGAGAAGTATATGGAAAGTCCTACCAAGCATTCATGTTAAGTAAACTGGTTCCGGTTCTAGGAAATGTATGCAAATCTAATCTTGGGTTGGAAGAACATTCGGCTTCCTTGATTGCGAAAGAAGCAGATATAATTGTAAATTCTGCTGCTAATACGACCTTTGATGAAAG ATATGATGTAGCTATTGATATAAACACAAGGGGACCTTGTCATCTCATGAGCTTCGCAAAGAAATGCAAAAAACTAAAGCTGTTCTTGCAAGTATCAACAG CTTATGTCAATGGGCAGAGAAAAGGACAAATTATGGAAAGGCCATTCTGTAACGGAGATAGTATAGCGATGGAAAATTTTGTCTCTGAAACTGAGACAAGATTCCATCCTATTTTGGATATCGAGAACGAAATAAAGCTAGCTTTGAGTTTCAAGGAAGCCTTCAAGGATAATGAAATGGTTCAGAAAATGAAACAACTAGGTTTGGAAAG GGCAAGAAAGTATGGATGGCAAGATACTTATGTGTTCACAAAGGCTATGGGAGAAATGATGATCGATAACATGAGAGGAGATGTACCAGTTGTCATAATTCGACCGAGCGTTATTGAGAGCACTTACAAAGAGCCATTCCCAGGATGGATGGAAGGAAATAG GATGATGGATCCAATAGTTCTATACTATGGAAAAGGGCAGCTCACAGGTTTTCTAGTAGATCCAAATGGAGTACTTGATGTG GTACCGGCAGATATGGTTGTCAATGCTACATTGGCAGCCATAGCAAGACATGGAGTGGCTCCAAAACCTGACATCAATATCTACCAGATTGCCTCATCTGTTGTGAATCCATTGGTTTTCAAGGACTTGGCCAGATTACTCTATGATCACTATAACTCTTTCCCATGTTTGGACACAAAGGGCAGGCCAATACAAGTTCCATCCATGAAACTCTTCAACACAATGGAAGAATTTTCCGAACATCTCTGGAGAGATGCTATTGGGAAAACTCGATCGACGGCGTTAGCTTCTTCAAACCTTAAGCTGTCCCAAAAGCTTGAGTCTATATGCAGAAGATCAGTGGAGCAAGCCAAGTATTTAGCTAACATTTATGAACCATACACTTTTTATGGTGGGAGATTTGACAATAGCAACACACAGATATTGATGAAAAGTATGtctgaagaagagaagaagaggtttGGATTTGATGTTGGAAGCATTGATTGGAGAGATTACATCACAAATGTCCACATTCCTGGCCTAAGAAGGCATGTCATGAAGGGAAGAGGGGCTTAA
- the LOC120013446 gene encoding uncharacterized protein LOC120013446, translating into MTLFSFICSCFVPKSSSQVITDDADVKTTSLKKPKGKSKSQRAPIVVSYFPVGSQPSRL; encoded by the coding sequence atgacacTCTTCTCTTTCATTTGCAGTTGCTTTGTCCCCAAATCCTCTTCGCAGGTGATCACTGATGATGCAGATGTGAAAACTACTTCTCTTAAGAAACCAAAAGGCAAGTCAAAATCGCAACGAGCTCCGATTGTGGTCTCTTACTTTCCCGTTGGTTCACAACCATCTCGTTTGTAG